A single window of Aspergillus puulaauensis MK2 DNA, chromosome 5, nearly complete sequence DNA harbors:
- a CDS encoding putative Hsc70 cochaperone (SGT) (COG:S;~EggNog:ENOG410PH4Z;~InterPro:IPR011990,IPR019734,IPR032374,IPR013026;~PFAM:PF13181,PF16546;~go_function: GO:0005515 - protein binding [Evidence IEA]): MAPTESKKRLALAIIDFLNASVKDGTLTADDAESIEIAQSCIADTFKVDPSDEAAVKEALGGQSLASIYSVYEKLRNKGDAAGSSSEPQAEKKPQAGTPTPESDKLKSEGNAAMARKEYSIAIDLYTKALAIAPANPIYLSNRAAAYSASGQSEKAAEDAELATTVDPKYSKAWSRLGLARFDLADYHGAKQAYESGIEAEGNGGSEAMKRGLETSKKKIEEASRGPEPPADSVDDAPGASRGGGGGGMPDLSSLASMLGGAGGGGGGGMPDLGSMMNNPMFASMAQNLMSNPEALNNLMSNPQLRQMAQNFGQGGGMPDMSSLMSDPSIADMARNFMGGGAGRGGGSQ, translated from the exons ATG GCTCCTACCGAGTCAAAGAAGCGCCTGGCGCTAGCTATCATTGATTTCCTCAACGCCAGCGTGAAAGATGGCACCCTTACAGCAGATGACGCTGAGTCCATCGAGATTGCCCAGTCATGCATTGCGGACACATTCAAGGTTGACCCGTCCGATGAGGCCGCTGTGAAGGAAGCCCTAGGTGGACAGTCGCTCGCTAGCATCTACAGCGTCTACGAGAAGCTTCGCAACAAGGGTGACGCTGCCGGTTCCTCGAGTGAACCCCAGGCTGAGAAGAAGCCCCAAGCTGGCACTCCCACCCCCGAGTCTGACAAGTTAAAGTCCGAGGGTAACGCCGCCATGGCACGTAAGGAGTACAGCATTGCCATTGATCTTTACACAAAAGCCCTGGCCATCGCCCCGGCCAATCCCATCTACCTCTCCAACCGTGCTGCTGCATACTCCGCATCCGGACAGTCTGAGAAGGCCGCGGAGGATGCCGAGCTTGCAACTACCGTTGACCCCAAGTACTCCAAGGCCTGGAGTCGCCTGGGTCTCGCCCGATTCGACTTGGCCGATTACCACGGAGCCAAGCAAGCCTACGAGAGTGGTATCGAGGCCGAAGGTAATGGTGGAAGCGAGGCCATGAAGAGGGGCCTTGAGACCTctaagaagaagatcgaagagGCTAGCCGCGGGCCTGAGCCTCCTGCAGACTCCGTTGACGATGCACCTGGTGCATCCCgcggtggcggcggtggtggcatGCCTGACCTCTCTTCCCTCGCTAGCATGctcggcggtgctggtggtggcggcggcggcggcatgccTGACCTCGGATCTATGATGAACAACCCTATGTTTGCTAGCATGGCCCAAAACCTCATGAGCAACCCGGAAGCACTCAACAACCTGATGAGCAACCCCCAGCTACGACAAATGGCCCAGAACTTTGGCCAAGGCGGTGGTATGCCGGACATGTCAAGCTTGATGAGCGACCCAAGCATCGCTGATAT GGCCCGGAATTTCATGGGCGGTGGTGCTGGGCGCGGTGGTGGATCTCAATAG
- a CDS encoding RIC1 family protein (COG:D,K,T;~EggNog:ENOG410PG79;~InterPro:IPR009771,IPR040096;~PFAM:PF07064;~go_component: GO:0034066 - RIC1-RGP1 guanyl-nucleotide exchange factor complex [Evidence IEA];~go_process: GO:0006886 - intracellular protein transport [Evidence IEA]) — MYWPNGVPRVYAINGPGIPAPLSDEVDDSIREDASAEYAEQDQPLNQSNGSTTHPQTAPSSQWADEAIRGLCLSRTGHMFATMSNSSIAVWQTRPTAVVAAFSRSSTSLETYGANVALLMRPDATILVVQTLKGYLLTYTIATDSNSRVYQQQYDQSSASRRQQLARISADEDSSSIHDVSIRFRMAIKIESGIMKALALDNELVVATVKPAAIQCIRWTPDEHGTQTTSELLSRVLGVSKRTSIADMVYDRAINLMVWVTNEGHAYAVQRVSELSQVSEPHKGLFNGHCFHTPTSDDDKAVKVTVNARFSLLTVSCANGDVLVYTAKDYLGNVPLSHKLESPASPNTTGELTFMCYSPDGYCLFAGYEHGWTTWSVFGKPGGNSFSIDRSVATSNGEDWLTGASHGCWIGGGSDIILTAHDDRRLWILETARSALTGCYSSANLARGLLQTSTEVIIYRGHDLPDLITISGKDSLWHHAQYPPAYLHSQWPIRASSVSQDGRYVAIAGKRGLAHYSVNSGRWKVFEDSKVENSFAVRGGMCWYGHILIAAIDRDGSYELCMFSRELPLNNYSILHVEYLPSPVVFIGPSGEDSLLVYTYENILYHYIINSTQSRITLVPVGQIAFNGIVRAPTRVRSISWVLPEDQLRNGDPAHDVKVASVLLLVDGNLVLLQPSMSDSGELKYDMRVISHDVEYYILMRDQLSFNFAPPVEESLPPSPAAELALNQYHSNLSLRDSLWTFSGKDLTAWGDVQEVLQREDVPKSIEVPLDFYPLSVLLNKGIVLGVEPETIQRRDITFVVLKFAIRTHLFLPYFLQHSLVQGDIPSAQSLYQYFSHLSYFPHALEILLHHVLDEEDDRMAQESKLDDQTPRHDPLLPSVISFLQASVPPSVYLDIVVQCTRKTELRSWRTLFAYLPPPKDLFEQALKLNSLKTAVGYLLVLQAFEDEAEGHDAPVEDYVVRLMILASQKSDWELCAQLARFLVALDGSGEMLRRSVSRAGLRHGGSPAGINGTTTNLKGLGLAIRSPSWSSQSAAASISPRGSPTRASDMSTRSGDANT, encoded by the exons ATGTACTGGCCAAACGGAGTCCCCAGGGTCTATGCGATCAATGGCCCTGGGATTCCTGCCCCGCTATCGGACGAAGTTGACGACTCAATCCGTGAGGATGCATCCGCAGAGTACGCTGAACAGGATCAACCGCTGAATCAGAGCAATGGCTCAACAACGCATCCCCAAACGGCGCCGTCGTCCCAGTGGGCAGATGAAGCAATAAGGGGGCTCTGCCTTTCTCGGACCGGCCATATGTTTGCGACGATGTCCAACTCTTCGATAGCCGTCTGGCAAACCAGG CccactgctgttgttgcggccTTTTCTCGATCATCGACATCACTAGAAACCTACGGTGCCAATGTTGCCCTCCTCATGCGTCCCGATGCGACAATCCTTGTTGTTCAGACACTGAAAGGCTATCTACTTACCTATACCATTGCAACGGACTCCAATTCCCGTGTTTACCAGCAGCAGTATGATCAGAGCAGCGCctctcgccgccagcaactAGCCCGAATCTCAGCCGATGAAGACTCTAGCAGCATACACGATGTCAGTATCCGGTTTCGAATGGCAATCAAAATAGAGTCTGGAATTATGAAGGCTCTAGCATTAGACAATGAGCTTGTGGTTGCGACTGTGAAGCCCGCTGCTATTCAATGCATACGATGGACACCTGACGAGCACGGTACGCAAACTACGTCGGAGCTTTTAAGCAGAGTTCTAGGTGTCTCAAAGCGGACATCTATCGCTGACATGGTGTATGACCGTGCAATAAACCTGATGGTATGGGTGACCAATGAGGGCCACGCGTACGCCGTTCAACGTGTCTCCGAGCTATCACAAGTGTCCGAACCTCATAAAGGTCTCTTCAATGGCCATTGCTTTCATACTCCGACTAGCGACGACGATAAAGCTGTCAAAGTTACGGTGAATGCTCGCTTTTCACTACTCACTGTCAGCTGTGCCAACGGCGATGTCCTCGTTTACACGGCTAAAGACTACCTGGGGAACGTTCCTCTGTCACACAAGCTCGAATCGCCTGCCTCTCCGAACACAACTGGTGAATTAACATTCATGTGCTACTCGCCGGATGGTTACTGCCTTTTTGCTGGTTACGAACATGGTTGGACAACATGGAGCGTATTCGGCAAGCCTGGTGGGAACAGTTTTTCCATTGATCGGTCCGTTGCTACGTCTAATGGTGAGGACTGGTTGACCGGTGCGTCACACGGTTGCTGGATAGGTGGGGGCTCAGACATCATTTTGACTGCCCACGATGACCGACGCTTGTGGATTCTCGAAACAGCCCGAAGCGCCCTGACTGGGTGCTATTCCTCTGCCAACCTTGCCAGGGGCTTATTGCAAACGTCGACAGAAGTAATCATTTACCGAGGGCACGATCTACCGGACCTCATAACAATCTCTGGCAAAGACTCACTATGGCATCATGCCCAGTATCCACCAGCATACCTTCACTCACAATGGCCTATCCGCGCCAGTTCTGTGTCTCAAGACGGAAGATATGTTGCCATAGCAGGAAAGCGTGGTCTTGCGCACTATAGCGTGAATAGTGGCCGCTGGAAGGTATTCGAGGATTCCAAGGTCGAAAATTCATTTGCTGTTCGGGGCGGGATGTGCTGGTATGGTCATATTTTAATCGCGGCCATTGACCGTGATGGCTCATACGAG CTATGCATGTTTTCCCGCGAGCTTCCATTAAACAACTATTCTATTCTTCACGTAGAATATCTCCCTTCGCCCGTGGTTTTCATAGGCCCGTCCGGCGAGGATTCCCTACTCGTCTACACCTACGAGAATATCCTATATcattatataataaattcgACACAATCCCGAATCACGCTCGTCCCAGTTGGCCAGATCGCCTTCAACGGAATCGTGCGGGCACCCACCCGCGTTCGATCTATCAGCTGGGTCTTGCCTGAAGACCAATTAC GGAATGGGGACCCAGCTCACGATGTGAAGGTGGCATCTGTGCTCCTACTAGTTGATGGAAACCTGGTGCTCCTCCAGCCATCGATGTCGGACTCCGGAGAACTCAAATATGATATGCGCGTGATATCACACGACGTTGAGTATTACATCTTGATGCGTGATCAGCTATCTTTCAATTTCGCTCCGCCTGTCGAGGAATCACTCCCTCCTAGTCCAGCTGCAGAGTTGGCCCTCAACCAATATCACAGCAATCTGTCCTTACGAGATTCTCTTTGGACGTTTTCCGGGAAGGATCTCACAGCCTGGGGTGATGTTCAGGAAGTTTTACAGCGGGAGGATGTACCGAAATCTATCGAAGTACCTTTGGATTTTTACCCCCTGTCAGTTCTGCTGAACAAAGGGATTGTACTTGGGGTGGAACCGGAAACAATACAACGGCGCGATATCACATTCGTGGTGCTCAAATTCGCTATTCGG ACACACCTCTTCCTTCCGTACTTCCTCCAGCATAGTCTAGTCCAGGGCGACATCCCTTCGGCTCAGTCACTATACCAATATTTCTCCCACCTTTCGTACTTTCCTCACGCCCTTGAAATCCTTCTCCACCACgtcctcgacgaggaagatgataggATGGCGCAGGAAAGCAAACTCGATGACCAAACTCCAAGACACgaccctcttcttccctccgTCATCTCCTTCCTTCAGGCGTCTGTTCCGCCTAGTGTGTACCTGGATATCGTTGTCCAATGTACACGTAAAACAGAACTTCGATCATGGCGTACGCTTTTTGCCTACCTCCCTCCACCAAAGGATCTCTTCGAACAAGCGCTTAAACTCAATTCCCTGAAAACCGCTGTGGGCTACTTACTCGTCTTACAAGCATTTGAAGACGAAGCAGAGGGCCATGATGCCCCAGTTGAAGATTATGTTGTCAGACTAATGATATTGGCATCGCAAAAGAGTGACTGGGAACTTTGTGCACAACTAGCACGGTTCCTAGTTGCCCTTGATGGATCCGGTGAGATGCTCCGCCGTTCTGTGTCGCGTGCAGGTCTGCGACATGGCGGttctcctgctggaatcaACGGCACTACAACCAATCTGAAAGGGCTCGGTCTGGCCATTCGCTCACCGTCTTGGTCTTCAcagtctgctgcagcctcgaTCTCACCGCGTGGCAGTCCCACCAGAGCAAGCGACATGTCAACCAGGAGCGGCGACGCAAACACATAA
- the tim44 gene encoding protein translocase subunit TIM44 (BUSCO:EOG09262ESR;~COG:U;~EggNog:ENOG410PFS6;~InterPro:IPR039544,IPR032710,IPR007379;~PFAM:PF04280), with translation MIAANRMSATVRVAALRSPTSAFRTTAANAIAIQRPLIQSPLYAISRSTDSANPPVSRLLSPYASLHLTRSFHVGTPRLQQKQEQQGEKKSEESKDEKNDESKDEEKSEKKEDAPPPPPHGDKSPWQVFRDTLQSEFKASKEWNESTKALASSAHQFSENENVKRARSAYEAASGAASTRTSTALKGTGRVIGKSASWTWNTPVVKGLRKGVNVTATGLDKATRPVRETEAYKTAVGGVKQAIDDGSSSRYGGWTEKEERRRQRQQREEMEAKSGRRKSGPTVEDPNAGTNVTLHKDSAWKESWRDFKDSNPMMQKLFTLKETYNESENPLISTARSISDRVAGFFAENETAQVVKKFREMDPNFQMESFLREMREYILPEVLDAYVKGDVETLKLWLSDAQFSVYAALTKQITTAGLKSDGRILDIRGVDVMNARMLDPGDIPVFVVMCRTQEVHVYRNTKTNELAAGMEDKVQLVSYVMGLTRIPEDVNNPETKGWRLIELQKAARDYI, from the exons ATGATTGCGGCTAACAGAATGTCGGCCACCGTGCGGGTGGCCGCTCTGCGATCTCCAACGTCCGCTTTCAGGACGACAGCTGCGAACGCGATCGCTATACAACGGCCGTTGATTCAGTCTCCTTTATACGCGATTTCACGTTCAACGGATAGCGCCAACCCTCCGGTTTCCCGCCTTCTTTCCCCGTACGCCTCTCTTCACCTGACTAGATCCTTCCATGTCGGTACACCTCGGTTGCAacagaaacaggaacagcaggGTGAAAAGAAGTCCGAAGAATCAAAGGATGAGAAAAACGATGAATCAAAGGACGAGGAAAAATCtgagaaaaaggaagatgcgcctcctcctcctccccatggTGACAAGTCTCCGTGGCAAGTTTTCCGGGATACCTTACAGTCGGAGTTTAAGGCCTCCAAAGAGTGGAACGAGTCAACAAAGGCTCTTGCCTCCTCGGCCCATCAATTCAGCGAGAACGAAAACGTTAAGCGTGCTCGTTCTGCCTATGAGGCAGCATCAGGAGCAGCTTCCACGCGAACCTCGACTGCCCTGAAAGGAACAGGTCGCGTTATCGGAAAAAGCGCTTCGTGGACGTGGAACACCCCTGTTGTTAAAGGGCTCCGGAAGGGTGTCAATGTGACTGCAACTGGACTCGATAAAGCAACGCGCCCCGTGCGAGAAACCGAAGCTTACAAGACCGCCGTTGGAGGTGTAAAGCAAGCCATTGATGATGGCAGCAGCTCGCGGTACGGTGGTTGGActgagaaggaggagcgTCGGCGACAGAGGCAACAGCGtgaagagatggaggccaAGTCTGGACGCCGGAAGTCCGGGCCTACGGTCGAAGATCCAAA tgCCGGAACAAACGTGACGCTTCACAAAGACTCAGCTTGGAAAGAAAGCTGGCGCGATTTCAAAGATTCGAATCCCATGATGCAGAAGCTCTTCACCCTAAAAGAAACATACAATGAGTCAGAGAACCCTCTGATTAGCACGGCACGCAGCATTTCAGACCGGGTTGCCGGTTTCTTTGCTGAGAACGAGACTGCTCAGGTTGTCAAAAAGTTCCGTGAAATGGATCCCAATTTCCAGATGGAATCATTTCTACGGGAAATGCGTGAATATATTCTTCCCGAAGTTCTTGACGCCTACGTCAAGGGAGACGTCGAAACACTAAAGCTTTGGCTTTCAGACGCACAATTTAGTGTTTACGCCGCCCTTACCAAACAAATCACCACTGCGGGCCTAAAGTCGGATGGCCGTATCCTTGATATCCGTGGAGTGGATGTCATGAACGCACGTATGCTGGATCCCGGTGATATCCCCGTCTTCGTGGTAATGTGCCGCACGCAAGAAGTGCACGTTTACAGAAACACCAAAACGAACGAGCTTGCCGCTGGGATGGAGGACAAGGTCCAACTGGTCTCATATGTCATGGGACTGACGAGAATTCCTGAGGATGTGAACAATCCCGAGACAAAgggatggaggttgattGAACTGCAGAAGGCTGCTCGGGACTACATCTAA
- a CDS encoding mitochondrial 37S ribosomal protein uS11m (BUSCO:EOG092654QZ;~COG:J;~EggNog:ENOG410PQ9W;~InterPro:IPR036967,IPR001971;~PFAM:PF00411;~go_component: GO:0005840 - ribosome [Evidence IEA];~go_function: GO:0003735 - structural constituent of ribosome [Evidence IEA];~go_process: GO:0006412 - translation [Evidence IEA]), with the protein MNNTFGHALARALPSAGRQCQPRASLFRQARVFSTTPRIFESPSETPSALGREFQAARLEEAAQDNSPVSALTKMMRGSRAPVSADYSKMAQSLEAEMLKRPYSDHAPPHHLHVLSHRRNTILTLTRPNGSPLMSMGTGALGFRKARRGGYDPGLQLSTHVLAQIQERGLLLEIKSLEIIFRGFHLGRQAFVKALLGNEGRNIRGLVCRVSDSTRIKFGGTRSPKVRRL; encoded by the coding sequence ATGAACAACACATTCGGGCACGCGTTGGCGCGGGCTCTCCCGTCGGCTGGTCGACAGTGCCAGCCTCGGGCGTCCCTGTTCCGTCAAGCAAGAGTTTTCTCCACGACCCCCCGTATTTTCGAATCGCCGAGCGAGACACCCAGTGCGTTGGGGCGAGAATTTCAAGCTGCGCGACTAGAGGAAGCGGCTCAGGATAACTCGCCGGTGTCCGCACTCACTAAGATGATGCGCGGGAGCAGGGCCCCAGTGAGCGCAGACTATTCGAAGATGGCCCAGAGTCTAGAGGCCGAGATGCTTAAACGCCCTTATTCCGACCATGCTCCTCCGCACCACCTCCACGTTTTATCGCATAGACGCAATACGATATTGACTCTCACACGACCAAATGGCAGTCCGCTGATGTCAATGGGTACCGGGGCTCTGGGTTTTCGAAaagctcgtcgaggaggtTATGACCCGGGGCTCCAATTATCAACCCACGTCCTCGCGCAGATCCAGGAAAGGGGTCTTCTATTGGAAATCAAAAGCCTAGAGATTATCTTCCGTGGTTTTCACCTGGGACGGCAGGCCTTCGTTAAGGCATTGCTGGGCAATGAGGGGAGAAACATTCGGGGGTTGGTATGCCGGGTGTCAGACTCGACTAGGATAAAATTTGGTGGAACAAGGAGCCCGAAAGTCCGCAGACTTTGA